The Burkholderia cepacia ATCC 25416 genome includes a window with the following:
- a CDS encoding winged helix-turn-helix transcriptional regulator produces the protein MRSKGFDGMVCPIAGVMAAIGDRWGLLILRDLVCGLSRYDEFRQSSGITNATLSDRLKHLEANGLVERRRYQVNPERFEYLLTHKGWQIAPVMPVLAQIGDSLEVSGASAPPMKFVNRKTGAEVRWSFIDQETGEQTNAADLEIQEGPGADELVRWRLSHGNRRRQKADPPGGRSPA, from the coding sequence ATGCGCTCGAAGGGTTTTGACGGAATGGTGTGCCCGATTGCCGGCGTCATGGCGGCGATCGGTGACCGATGGGGCTTGCTGATACTTCGCGACCTTGTCTGCGGGCTCAGCCGGTACGACGAGTTTCGCCAGTCGTCCGGCATAACCAACGCGACGCTCAGCGACCGGCTCAAGCATCTGGAGGCCAACGGCCTCGTTGAGCGTAGGCGCTATCAGGTGAATCCGGAGCGATTTGAATATCTCCTGACTCACAAGGGCTGGCAGATCGCCCCGGTGATGCCGGTACTCGCCCAGATTGGGGACAGTCTGGAAGTTTCCGGAGCTTCGGCGCCTCCGATGAAGTTCGTGAATCGAAAGACGGGAGCCGAGGTGAGGTGGAGCTTTATCGATCAGGAGACGGGGGAGCAGACCAACGCGGCGGATTTGGAGATCCAGGAAGGTCCCGGCGCGGACGAACTGGTCCGCTGGCGCCTGTCGCACGGTAACCGGCGTCGCCAAAAAGCAGATCCGCCAGGCGGACGATCGCCTGCTTGA
- a CDS encoding MFS transporter: MHPSSSLPAERSKAAAIFRVTAGNFLEQFDFFLFGFYATQIANVFFPAQSEFASLMMTFAVFGAGFLMRPLGAIVLGAYIDEVGRRKGLIVTLSIMASGTILIAFVPGYASIGLLAPVLVLIGRLLQGFSAGAELGGVSVYLAELATPGRKGFFTSWQSASQQVAIVIAAGLGFALNQWLSASQIATWGWRVPFFVGCMIVPFIFMLRRNLEETQEFKARKHRPGMKEVFGTLVQNWGVVVAGMMLVAMTTTSFYLITVYAPTFGKTVLHLSTADSLLVTLCVGVSNFVWLPIGGALSDRFGRRPLLVGMTMLTVLTAYPALSFLAHAPSFANMLLVLLWLSFMYGIYNGAMVVALTEVMPVQVRVAGFSLAYSLATAVFGGFTPAISTGLIHMTGDKAAPGYWMSFAAVCALLATFALYRHRTATLTPAH; encoded by the coding sequence ATGCACCCCTCGTCCAGCCTTCCGGCCGAACGTTCGAAGGCCGCCGCGATTTTTCGCGTCACGGCCGGCAATTTTCTCGAGCAGTTCGACTTCTTCCTGTTCGGCTTCTACGCCACGCAGATCGCCAATGTCTTCTTCCCTGCGCAAAGCGAGTTCGCTTCGTTGATGATGACCTTCGCCGTGTTCGGCGCCGGCTTCCTGATGCGGCCGCTGGGCGCAATCGTGCTGGGCGCGTACATCGACGAGGTAGGCCGCCGCAAGGGCCTGATCGTCACGCTGTCCATCATGGCGAGCGGCACCATCCTGATTGCGTTCGTGCCGGGCTACGCGTCGATCGGGCTGCTGGCGCCCGTGCTCGTACTGATCGGGCGGCTGCTGCAGGGCTTCTCCGCAGGCGCCGAGCTGGGCGGTGTATCGGTCTATCTCGCCGAGCTGGCAACGCCCGGCCGCAAGGGCTTCTTCACCAGCTGGCAATCGGCCAGCCAGCAGGTTGCGATCGTCATCGCGGCGGGCCTCGGCTTTGCGCTCAATCAGTGGCTGAGCGCATCGCAGATCGCCACCTGGGGATGGCGCGTGCCGTTCTTCGTCGGCTGCATGATCGTGCCGTTCATCTTCATGCTGCGCCGCAACCTGGAGGAAACCCAGGAATTCAAGGCGCGCAAGCATCGCCCTGGCATGAAGGAAGTGTTCGGCACGCTGGTTCAGAACTGGGGCGTCGTGGTCGCCGGCATGATGCTGGTCGCGATGACCACCACGAGCTTCTATCTGATCACCGTCTACGCACCGACCTTCGGCAAGACGGTGCTGCATCTGAGCACCGCCGACAGCCTGCTCGTGACGCTCTGCGTCGGCGTGTCGAACTTCGTGTGGCTGCCGATCGGCGGCGCGCTGTCCGATCGGTTCGGCCGTCGGCCGCTGCTGGTCGGCATGACGATGCTCACCGTCCTGACCGCCTATCCGGCGCTGTCGTTCCTTGCTCACGCGCCGTCGTTCGCCAACATGCTGCTCGTCCTGCTCTGGCTCTCGTTCATGTACGGGATCTATAACGGTGCGATGGTCGTCGCGCTCACCGAAGTGATGCCGGTGCAGGTGCGTGTCGCGGGCTTCTCGCTCGCCTACAGCCTCGCGACGGCCGTGTTCGGCGGCTTCACGCCGGCCATCTCGACCGGGCTCATTCACATGACGGGCGACAAGGCCGCACCCGGCTACTGGATGAGCTTCGCCGCGGTGTGCGCGCTGCTTGCGACGTTCGCGCTCTACCGTCACCGCACGGCGACGCTCACGCCGGCGCATTGA
- a CDS encoding substrate-binding domain-containing protein, whose translation MRNQLLKFCATALVASAAFAANVQAAELHVMSSGGFTAAYKLLGPRFASTTGNTLDTALGPSMGKSPEAIPNRLARGEPADAVIMVGYALDELIKQGKVIPGSRVELADSRIGMVVRDGAAKPDISTTEGLKQVLLHAKSIAYSDSASGVYIERELFKKLGIEEQVKSKAKMIPRIPVASVVANGDYEIGFQQVSELLPVHGATFVGKIPESLQSVTRFAAGIPVGAQHPKEAKALLDYLASPGVQADVKTTGLDAVPAH comes from the coding sequence ATGAGAAATCAGCTCCTGAAATTTTGCGCGACCGCGCTCGTCGCCAGCGCGGCGTTTGCGGCCAACGTGCAGGCGGCCGAGCTCCACGTGATGAGCTCGGGTGGCTTCACGGCCGCCTATAAACTGCTCGGCCCGCGGTTCGCGTCCACGACCGGCAATACGCTCGACACCGCGCTCGGCCCGTCGATGGGCAAGTCGCCCGAAGCGATTCCGAACCGGCTCGCGCGCGGCGAGCCCGCCGACGCCGTCATCATGGTCGGTTACGCGCTGGACGAACTGATCAAGCAAGGCAAGGTCATCCCGGGATCCCGCGTCGAGCTGGCCGATTCGCGCATCGGCATGGTCGTGCGCGACGGCGCGGCAAAACCCGACATCAGCACCACCGAAGGTCTCAAGCAGGTGCTGCTGCACGCGAAGTCGATCGCCTACTCGGACAGCGCGAGCGGCGTGTATATCGAACGCGAGTTGTTCAAGAAACTCGGCATCGAGGAGCAGGTGAAGTCCAAGGCGAAGATGATCCCGCGGATTCCGGTGGCTTCTGTCGTCGCGAACGGCGACTACGAAATCGGCTTCCAGCAGGTCAGCGAGCTGCTGCCCGTCCACGGTGCGACCTTCGTCGGCAAGATTCCCGAATCGCTGCAGTCCGTCACGCGCTTCGCTGCCGGCATCCCCGTCGGCGCGCAGCATCCGAAGGAAGCGAAGGCGCTGCTCGATTATCTGGCGTCGCCCGGCGTGCAGGCTGACGTGAAAACAACCGGACTGGATGCCGTCCCCGCGCATTGA
- the dctA gene encoding C4-dicarboxylate transporter DctA, producing the protein MRLARPLGSLYVQVLLAMMLGMGIGHAWPAAGAMLKPLSDAFVGLVKMTIAPIVFCTIVSGITSLANGKAIGRTIVRALALFYLLTAAALAIGLVTAYVLQPGAGMHVDVSHLDAGILAPYAKHAEPRGLVEFGLSVIPDTMLGAFAKGEVLPVLLLSLLFGFSLNAHPRAGRPVLALIDGVAQVVFRVLAMIMRLAPLGAFGAMAFTVGRFGIGSVGSLAKLMASFYVACVLFVALVLAPLARLHGFALWRLLRYMREELLIVLATSSTEPVLPRLIVKLEALGCDKGIVGLVLPAGYSFNLDGTAIYLTLAALFIAQACDVPLSASQIAVMLAIMLLTSKGAAGVSGSGLVALVATLAVMPDLPVAGVALLVGIDRFMSEARALTSVISNACAVIFVSLWEGACDRMRLAQRLAMAGPASPNGADEGSTAGDAGGNGKTL; encoded by the coding sequence GTGAGGTTGGCCAGGCCGCTTGGATCGCTTTACGTGCAGGTTCTGCTCGCGATGATGCTCGGCATGGGCATCGGTCACGCATGGCCCGCGGCGGGCGCGATGCTCAAGCCCCTCAGCGATGCGTTCGTCGGCCTGGTCAAGATGACCATCGCCCCGATCGTCTTTTGCACGATCGTCTCGGGCATCACGTCGCTGGCGAACGGGAAGGCGATCGGCCGCACGATCGTGCGGGCACTGGCGCTCTTCTATCTATTGACCGCCGCTGCGCTCGCGATCGGACTCGTCACCGCATATGTGCTGCAGCCCGGCGCCGGCATGCACGTCGACGTCAGCCACCTGGATGCAGGCATCCTCGCTCCGTATGCGAAGCATGCGGAGCCGCGGGGCCTTGTGGAGTTCGGGCTGAGCGTGATTCCGGACACGATGCTCGGCGCGTTCGCCAAAGGCGAAGTGTTGCCGGTGCTGCTGCTGTCGCTGTTGTTCGGCTTCTCGCTGAATGCGCACCCGCGGGCCGGCCGGCCCGTTCTTGCGCTGATCGACGGTGTCGCCCAGGTCGTCTTTCGCGTGCTCGCGATGATCATGCGGCTCGCGCCGCTCGGCGCATTCGGCGCGATGGCGTTCACGGTGGGCCGTTTCGGCATCGGTTCGGTCGGCTCGCTCGCGAAGCTGATGGCGTCCTTCTACGTGGCCTGCGTGCTGTTCGTCGCGCTGGTGCTCGCACCGCTCGCGCGACTGCACGGTTTCGCGCTGTGGCGGCTCTTGCGCTACATGCGCGAAGAATTGCTCATCGTCCTCGCGACGTCGTCCACGGAGCCCGTTCTGCCGCGTCTGATCGTCAAGCTGGAAGCACTCGGCTGCGACAAGGGCATCGTGGGGCTCGTGCTGCCGGCGGGCTATTCCTTCAATCTGGACGGTACCGCGATCTATCTGACGCTCGCGGCATTGTTCATCGCCCAGGCGTGCGACGTGCCGCTCTCCGCGTCGCAGATCGCGGTGATGCTCGCCATCATGCTGCTCACGTCAAAGGGGGCGGCCGGTGTTTCCGGCAGCGGGCTGGTGGCGCTGGTCGCCACACTCGCCGTCATGCCCGACCTGCCCGTCGCCGGCGTCGCACTGCTGGTCGGCATCGATCGCTTCATGTCGGAGGCGCGCGCCCTGACAAGCGTGATCAGCAATGCCTGCGCGGTGATCTTCGTTTCGCTGTGGGAAGGTGCGTGCGATCGCATGCGGCTTGCGCAGAGGCTCGCCATGGCCGGCCCGGCATCCCCGAACGGGGCCGATGAAGGCAGTACCGCAGGGGATGCCGGCGGCAACGGGAAGACTTTGTGA